A window from Bacteroidota bacterium encodes these proteins:
- a CDS encoding tRNA (adenosine(37)-N6)-dimethylallyltransferase MiaA, with product VGYKELFEYFDHKISLETAISLIKRDSRRYAKRQISWFMRDEDITWFHPSQKEELLNFILSVQKQNPVLGI from the coding sequence CGGTCGGTTACAAAGAATTATTCGAATATTTTGACCATAAAATTTCCCTGGAAACTGCTATATCCCTGATTAAACGTGATAGCCGGAGATATGCCAAAAGGCAGATATCCTGGTTTATGCGTGACGAAGATATTACCTGGTTTCATCCCTCTCAAAAAGAAGAATTATTAAATTTTATTTTATCAGTTCAAAAGCAAAA